The DNA sequence ggaggcagtagtgagacctcttttgaagaaaccttccttagacccagataacttgaacaattatagaccggtggcaaatatccccttttggggcaaggttctggagcgggtggttgccaatcagctccaggtgctcttggatgagaccgattatctggatccgtttcaatccggttttaggcctggttttggcactgaaacagccttggtcgccctgtacgatgacctctgtagggagagggacagagggagtgtgactctgttgattctccttgatctctcagtggcgtttgataccatcgaccatggtatccttctggggagactcgtggagttgggagttggaggcactgcttggcagtggttccgctcctacttggcggatcgtcgccagaaggtagtacttggggaacattgctcgacaccttggactctccattgtggagtccctcaggggtcgattttgtcccccatgctttttaacatctacatgcagcctctgggtgccgtcatcaggagttttggagtgtgttgccaccagtacgctgatgacacgcagctctatttctccttttcatcttctacaggtgagtctgtggatgtgctgaatcattgcctgaccgcgataatggactggatgagagctaataaactgagactcaatccagacaagactgagacactgttggtgactgccttccctgcccacatggtggatgttcaccctgttctagatggggttacactccccttgaaggaacaggttcgtagtctgggagttcttttcgatccttccttgtctcttgaggcgcaagtggcctcggtggcaaggaatgcgttctaccaccttcgattggtagcccagctacgcccctatctggacagggatgacctcgcctcagttgttcatgctctggtaacttctaggctggattactgtaatgcgctctaagtagggctgcccttgaagacagtttggaagcttcagctagtgcaaaacgcagcagccagactgctgacgaggaccagccggtcagcgcatataacacctgttctggcccatttgcactggctacctatttgtttccgagccagattcaaggtgctggttttgacctataaagccttacatggcttgggaccgcaatatcttgtggaacgcctctcccgctatgaacctacccggtcacttcgctcagcatctaaggccctcctctgggtaccaacccatcgagaagcccgcaggacagttactcgatatagggccttttctgtagtggcccccgaactgtggaacagcctccccgaagaagtacgcctggcgcctacgcttctgtcttttcggcgccaggttaagacctggctatgctcccaggcattttaagcgtttatgttataattttatatttttattttttattttttattttgttgctgcttgtgtttattgtttgttgtctgattttattgttgatattttgtattttaacctttttgtacactgcccagagagccactcgctatgggcggtctataaatgaaacaaacaaataaataaataaatgtgaatattTTATAGATAAATACACAAATTGCCCTCCAATTGCACCTGGGCAGGGCACACACAGGTTGCCCACCTTTGCAGTTCTCTATTCTCCAGAGTTAGCTCTCTATGGGTACTGAATTTTAAAACAATGGTATGAAATGAGAACAGAAAACAAATCTTTTTATGCACCAGAACAGAGTTTATTAAGAGCAAACAGATTGAGAACTCAAAGACATCATGAAGAGGAATGAACAGCATTGGATCGAATCTACGACTAGCATTGGGGAGCAAACATAATAGCAACCCTCGCAGGGAAAATTGACAACAATGTGTCATGTCTCCCTGCTGAAACAGAGTGATTGTGAAAGCTAGCGAAAGGGATCATTCAGAAGTGACAGGGTCAAAGAACATTCAAGCAGGGACTGAGCGCCAAAGATGATGCGCAGGTGCTGAAACTGCAGAGCCTCAGTTAGAAATGTGAATGCTCAGCGCTTTGGGTACCCAGTCCCCATCAGCTTAGCCATGAATCCATACCATCATTTTCGATTCTCGATGTGATCGTGTACCAGGAGAGATGTTTCTTGGTGGTTTAGCAAGGGCGACGACAAGGAGAGGAGGACTTGAATCAAATTAGGACATAGCAAGGCTGGCCGCTGCTCACTGGAGCATAGGAAGACTGGCCACTGCTtgcaggaggggaggaagactGGCCACTGCTCATTGCATCAATGGCCCCATAAGGAATGACATAGCATGGAAGAGAGGAAGATTGGCCACTGCttgcaggaaaggaggaagattGGCCGCTGCTCACTGGAAGGATAGCCACACATGGAGTGGAAGAGGATGACTGAGAGGAAGACTGGCCACTGCTCACTGCATCGATGGGCCCATAAGGAATGACATAGCATGGAAGAGAGGAAGATTGGCCACTGCttgcaggaaaggaggaagattGGCTGCTGCTCACTGGAAGGATAGCCACACATGGGGTGGAAGAGGATGACTGAGAGGAAGACTGGCCACTGCTCACTGCATCGATGGGCCCATAAGGAATGACATAGCATGGAGGAGAGGAAGATTGGCCACTGCttgcaggaaaggaggaagattGGCTGCTGCTCACTGGAAGGATAGCCACACATGGAGTGGAAGAGGATGACTGAGAGGAAGACTGGCCACTGCTCACTGCATCGATGGGCCCATAAGGAATGACATAGCATGGAGGAGAGGAAGATTGGCCACTGCttgcaggaaaggaggaagattGGCTGCTGCTCACTGGAAGGATAGCCACACATGGAGTGGAAGAGGATGACTGAGAGGAAGACTGGCCACTGCTCACTGCATCGATGGGCCCATAAGGAATGACATAGCATGGAGGAGAGGAAGATTGGCCACTGCttgcaggaaaggaggaagattggctgctgctggcagGAAGGATGGCCACATATGGAATGCCACAGGCTGGTTGAGAGGAAGACTGGCCACTGCTCATCAGAAGAGAGGAAGACTGGCCACTGCTAGGCTGGAGACACAGGTATGCAACATGTCCACTTGAAGAGGTTTGGCCACTAGAGTGCTGGGAACTGCTCCCTGCATAGGTCAGCTCACATTGAATGGCACAAGACGGGTGGCTGGAGGGCTGTCTACCGCTTATTTGTCCAGATGGGATGGAGCTATATGGTACACAGCAGAATGCCATTGTGGAGAGGATGGAGGTTGGCCTgaaacaaaaacatgcagaatAAGAATGGATACATCAGTGCATGTGAACCAAACTTTCTTTTATGCATGCATATCTAACATGAAAGCCTTTTTGGATCAGACCTCAAAGGCCCACGTAGCCCAGAATCGTGTCACATTGGCTAACCAGATGGCTCTTCTTAGAAGCTGCAAGCAAGACTTGTGTGCAAAAGtatctctccccacttgtgatgccagcaggtggtattcagaggcctgttactgcctccagcagtgaaggcagaacatagctgcTGTGCCTAGTAGCCAGGGAGAGCCTTATCCTTTGTGAATTTGTGTGATCCTTTTCCAAAGCCACGCATGTTGGTGGATGTCGCAACAGCTTGTGTGGTCAATTCCACAGGTTAGCTATCTGCTGTGTGGTGAAggacttctcccccaccccacatatcatgaatcttccaacattcagctttgttggatgaaCCTCTTGGGGTCTAGTatcaggagagagggaggagaacctctCTACAGGAATGGAAGTATCTTATCAATTTCACTTCTCTTGCCTTCTGgttttgccaatcttaaattcatttctctagGTTTCTTTAGCAATTTCTCCATCTTAAGCTCCGGCTGTATATacatgtaaataaaaaccatatatcctatcaGACACCACAATCtcagctgaccttcattccaaggaatccAAACCTTGAGTtaagcgcaggaacccctggaaatctcttacTGCTCAGAGACTGGAGTGTGAACAAAAATATTGAAACTAgatagtgaaataaataaatgtacagttgACTTAAAACTTTGGTCTCTGGGCCTAGAGCAGGATGATGAAGTAGAAAGATATATGTATGAATACAACTCCTTTCTGTCCGATTTAAATCCATTAGACATCCATTTGACTGTGTAccaaggatggggggggaggaggaggaggaggaggaggaggaggaagaagaaggagaagaagaagaagaagaaagatatATGGATGAATAAAACTACTTTCCAATTAAAATCCAAGCATTAGACTTCCATTGGTCTGTTGACCTGCTGATGTTATTTCAAATCAAATCGTTAttgttatggtcaatgaccagcatcaAAAAGAGACATAAAACTCTCATAAGAAATTATCCTAATTTACAGAAGAATAAATGCAATACAATCAGGTcagaaaatacaagataaaattgttaaaacataTTATAAGACTAGGTTGTTAAGACATAAGAGAAAGGATGTTGCCttctggtccgtctagctcagtattgtcctacTGACTGCCAGCAACTCTGCAAGGTTTCAAgcaaggaatctctcccagccctcctggAGCTGCTGCAAGGAatcgaacctgggatcttctgcatgcaaagcaaatgctctactactgagctacaggtcTCCCCTTAATCACTTaggtcattttcagaaaagaaaaataataattgtggggaaaaaacacattgtgttgtatccagtgctagacccactgaagttaatggagagGAATAACTGACGTGCATTCATGTCAGTCCAGATGGCTACAGCCTATTCCATTTCAGGAACCGAGATATATATATTCCTGAAATGGGCTTTAGCCAGCTATATTCTGTATATATTACAAAACAGCATTTCATATTGATTaagtcagggatagggaacctgtgcctCTTGAGATGGGTTGGACGCCATCTCCAATGACCTATGTCCAGGTCAGGGTtgatgagagctgaagtccaagaagaacatctgtagggccagagATTCTCCACCTTAAACCCCCCACTTTTAATACTTCTGAGATATATTCATCAAGGGGTGTAGACAACCAAGTCctatttagagtagacccatagaaaACAATGGCCATGATGgacttgtccattgatttcaattggttGCAGCCAACTCAGTCACAATCATAGTAGACCAATTGAAaagaatgaatctaagttagttatgtccattaactttaatgggtttattcttaagtaggactagcattggatacaacccaataggCCTATTCTCAGTAGCACCTAGCTGGATGCAACCCCAAAGCCCTCTTCTTTGACAGCAGCAAGGACGTTCATCTACAAAACTAGCTGTCCTATTGCCAACTTGGACCCAAGAACTTCATTGGTCCATGAAGCTGTTAGTGATGACCATTGGCaggggggagaaaaagaaagtTAATTTTGAGAAGTGTAAGAACAAGCACTAGATTTCAATTGTTTTACACACCCCACTTCATACTACACTAGATGCAACTGAAAGTTGAGTTAGATCCAACTTACCGCCTATAGGTGATGGAGAGAAGTCAAGAAGAGGCAAAAGAAGCTGTTGGAAGTGTCTAGCTAAGCTGAGAGCTTTTATACATATTCACTAGAAGCCTGAAGGCAACCTTGGCCACCGAGGCTACCATTTACTGTACATCAAATATGTCCAATCACAGGCCTGCTCTGC is a window from the Rhineura floridana isolate rRhiFlo1 chromosome 22, rRhiFlo1.hap2, whole genome shotgun sequence genome containing:
- the LOC133374738 gene encoding uncharacterized protein LOC133374738 → MAFCCVPYSSIPSGQISGRQPSSHPSCAIQCELTYAGSSSQHSSGQTSSSGHVAYLCLQPSSGQSSSLLMSSGQSSSQPACGIPYVAILPASSSQSSSFPASSGQSSSPPCYVIPYGPIDAVSSGQSSSQSSSSTPCVAILPVSSSQSSSFPASSGQSSSPPCYVIPYGPIDAVSSGQSSSQSSSSTPCVAILPVSSSQSSSFPASSGQSSSPPCYVIPYGPIDAVSSGQSSSQSSSSTPCVAILPVSSSQSSSFPASSGQSSSLPCYVIPYGPIDAVSSGQSSSQSSSSTPCVAILPVSSGQSSSFPASSGQSSSLPCYVIPYGAIDAMSSGQSSSPPASSGQSSYAPVSSGQPCYVLI